Genomic segment of Kibdelosporangium phytohabitans:
CTTCTAGCTGTCCACGAACGATGCCGCCAGTCGCTCGTCGCCGCGGTCGTCCTGTTCACGTTCCTGTCCGCCATCGTGACCGTCCCCGCGCACGCGGCGATCCCGCCGCAGCAGCCAGGCGTCACCCTTCGTGTGTTCGACATCCAGACCGACCTCGACAAGCTCTGCACCGTCAAGGCCGGGCAGACCCCCAACGTCGACAAGCTCATGCCCGTGATCGACTGGTCGGGCACGGCCGACTTCGGGGTCAACGACCGGTTCGTGTCGGAGGTGACCGGCAACATCGACGTCGCCGCCGCTGGCACGTACCAGTTCCGGCTGACCAGCGACGACGGGTCGCGGCTGAGCATCGACAACCAGCTCGTGATCAACCACGACGGGTTGCACGGCGCCACGCCGGTCACCGGTTCGGTCCAGCTCGGCACCGGCTACCACTCGCTGCGGATCGAGCACTTCGACAACCTCTACGACCAGCAGATCACGCTGGAGTGGCAGCCCCCGAACGCGCCGGCGTTCGTCGTCGTGCCGAACTCGGTGCTCAGCACCGACGCCGACGTCGTGCGGGTGACGTCACCGGGACGCAAGGAGTGCGAAGGCGTCGCCGACTCACCCGGCGACGGCCTGCCGTTGACCTCCGTACACCCCGGCTACACGCTGACCAGCCTGCGCCCCAACGGTTTCCAGCCACAGGTCACCGGCATGGACTGGCTGCCCGACGGCAGGCTCGCGATCGCCACGTGGGGCGGCTCGAACAACGTGCTCGGCGAGGTCTACCTGATGAGCAACGTCGCGGGCAACACGGACCCGTCACGGGTCCAGGCGCAGCGCGTCGCGAGCGGCTTGAAAGAGCCGATGGGGATCAAGTACGTCGACGGCAAGCTGTACGTCTCCGAGAAGACGCGGTTGGTCGAGCTGAACGACACGAACGGCGACGGGGTCACCGACGACTACCGGACCGTTGCCACGTGGCCGTTCGGCGGCAACTTCCACGAGTTCGCGTTCGGCCTGCTGTACGAGGACGGCCACTTCTACGCCAACCTGTCGGTGTCGATCAACTACGGCGGCGCAACGACCGACCCGCAGCCCGCGCCCAACCGCGGCACCACCATCAAGGTGAACAAGGCCACCGGGCAGGTGTCGTACGTCGCGGGCGGCCTGCGGACGCCGCACGGCATCGGCTGGGGCCCGGAAGGCGACATCTTCGTCACCGACAACCAGGGCGGCTGGCTGCCCGCGAACAAGCTCGTGCGGGTCAAGCAGGACCGGTTCTTCAACCACTACATGAACCCGGCGGGCCCGTACGACGCGCAACCGGTCACCGAACCCGTGCTGTGGTTGCCGCACAACGAGATCGCCAACTCGCCGAGCAACCCGATCACGCTGACGACCGGTCCGTTCGCCGGGCAGATGGTCTACGGCGACGTCACCTACGGCGGCATCCAGCGCGCGTTCCTGGAGAAGGTCAACGGCGAGTACCAGGGCGCTGTCTTCCGGATGACCCAAGGTCTCGAGTCGGGTGTCAGCCGGATCAGCCTCGGTCCGGACGGCGCGATCTACACCGGCGGCATCGACGGCGGCGGGAACTGGGGCCAGCCGGGCAAACTGGCCTACGGCCTGCAGAAGCTGACGCCCAACGGCACCAGCACGTTCGACATCCTGGCGATGCGCGCCGTCCAGGGCGGGTTCGAATTCGAGTACACGCAGCCCTTGTCGGCCGAGACCGTGCAGAACCTCGCGGCGAAGTACCGGGTGTCGCAGTGGCGTTACAAGCCGACGCCCGCGTACGGCGGCCCGAAGATCGACGAGCAGACGCTCGGCGTGACGAGCGCGTCGGTGTCCGCCGACCGCAAGAAGGTCACCTTGCAGATCAAGGGTTTGCAGGCGGGACGCGTGGTGCACGTCCGTTCGCCGCGGCCGTTCACCTCGGCGTCCGGCACGACGTTGTGGAGCACCCAGGCGTGGTACACGCTCAACTCCTTGGTCGGCGGCCCAGCGGCCAGCGTGACCTACGAGGCCGAGCGAGCCACGTTGAGCGGTGGCGCGGGCGTCAACACCAACCACACAGGCTACGAGGGCACCGGTTTCGTCGACGGCTACTGGAACAAGGGTGCCGGCACGACGTTCTCCGTGAACGCACCAACGGCCGGGTCGTACAACGTCGCCCTGCGTTACTCCAACGGCCCGGATCCGAGTCCCGGCGCCAAGACCGTCAGCGTCCACGTCAACGGGGCGAAAGTCCGGCAAACCCGCCTGGCCAGCACGGTCACGTGGGATAACTGGGCGTCCCAGCCGGAGGCGTTGACGCTCAAAGCCGGCGCCAACTCGATCGCGTACAAGTTCGACGACGGCGACATCGGCAACGTCAACTTCGACAACATCACGGTCACCGCGGCCCAGCGGATCCAGTTGTTCAACGGCAGCAACCTGAACGCGTGGGAACTGCGCTCAGGCGGGACGGCTCCGTGGCCGGTCGCCGGTGGCTCGACGGAAACCCTCGGCGGGGACATCCGGACCAAGCAGAAGTTCGGCGACTTCAAGCTGCACGTCGAATGGTACGAACCGCGGTACCCGTCGAACGTGACCGGCCAGGCCCGCGGCAACAGCGGCATCTACCTGCAGGACCGCTACGAACTGCAAGTGCTGGACTCGTTCGGCGACACCACGCTCGCCAACGACGAGGCAGGCGCGATCTACCAGAAGAAAGCGCCGGACATCAACGCAGCGACTGCGCCGTTGACCTGGCAGACCTACGACGTCACGTTCCGGGCGGCCCGTTTCGACTCGTCCGGCAACAAGACTGACAACGCCCGTGTGACCGTCGTGTGGAACGGCAGGACAATCCACAACAACGTCGAGATCAACGGCCCGACGGGCGCGGGCGACCCGGAGAACACCGCACCGGGCTCCATCCGCCTGCAGGACCACGGCGACCCCGGCGAGAACCCCAGGTACCGCAACATCTGGATCGAACCGATCGCCTGACGCACAACGGGTGCGGGGCTCCCGGCGGGAGCCCCGCACCCGTGTCAGGCCTGCCAGCCACCTTCAGCGGCAGTGGACTCGGCGAACTCGGCGAACGTCCGGGCGGGACGGCCGAGTGCACGGGGTACACCGTCGGACACGTGCTCGTCCTTGCCGTCCCGCAGTGCGATGATGATCTCGGCGAACGCCTCGGCTTCCACCGGCGGCAGCCCCTGCTGCACGAGTTCGGCGACGTACTCGTCCACCGGCAACGGGACGTAGCGGATCGCGCGGCCACTGGCTTCGGCGATCGTGGCGACCGCTTCGGCCAGCGTCACCGCGCGCGGGCCGGACAGTTCGTAGATCTGGCCCGAGTGCCGGTCTTCGGTCAGGGCGGCGACGACCACCGCGGCGATGTCCTGCGCGTCGACGAAGGACGCGGCGCCGTCACCGCCGGGGAGCCGCAACTCGCCGGCGCGGATGGCGTCGGCGAAGAACCCCTCGTTGAAGTTCTGCGCGAACCACCCCGGCCTGCTGATCGTCCACTCCAGACCGCTCTGCCGGACCGCGGCCTCGCTGTCGGCCATGGCCGCCGCCATCCCGGTGGGGTCCTTGGCGTAGTCCGGGTTGTCGATGCCCCGGCCGGACGCCAGCACCAGCCTGCGTACCCCGTGCCGCACGGCCCGCTCGACGAACGGGCGAACCAGTCTCGTGCCGTCCAGCTGCACGATGTAGACGGACTGCGCGCCCGCCAGTGCCGCGTCCCAGGTGCCGGAGTCGTTCCAGTCGAAGACGTGTTCGCCGGTTCGTGCCGCCGCGCGTACCGGCAGCCCTTTGGCCCGCAACTGGCGGACGACACGGCTGCCGGACTTGCCGGTCGCCCCCGTGACAAGAATCGGTTGTTCTGACATGCCCCCAGTCAACCGGCGCGAATCGAGACGATCCATGGCTGGGAAGCTCCGCTTGATGCCTGTGCGTCTAAACTGGGGTCATGGACGCCGTGTCGGAGCTGTTGGCGGACGTACGCGCGCATGGCGCGGTGTTCCAGCAGGCGGTCGTGAGCCCGCCGTGGGCCCTGCGGATGTCGAGCGGCGCCCCGCTGACGCTGGCAATGCCGCTGCAGGGCCACGTGTGGATCGTCCCCGACGATCACGAGCCGGTCCGCATCGGACGCGGTGACATCGCCGTTGTCCGCGGCGACGTGCCGTACACAGTGGCCGACGACCCCACGACCGCGCCCACCCGCGTGATAACCAGCGACGACTACTGCGTGGATACCTGCGGAACGCCGGCGAAGGGCGCCTCGGTGCTGGTGAGCGGGGCGTTCGAACGCCGGGGAGATCTCAGCGAACGCCTGCTGCACGCCTTGCCGGCGGTGCTGGTGGTCCCGGCCGCCGACAGCCCATACCCGTCGGTGGAGACGGTGGCGGAGGAGATCGCCCGCGACCGCCCGGGACAGCAGCTGGTGCTGGACCGGCTGCTGGATCTGATGCTGGTGTCAGCGCTGCGCAGCTGGTTCGACGCCCCGGACACCGACGCTCCGGCGTGGTGCCGCGCGATGGACGATCCGCTGGTGGGCCGGGCGTTGCGCCTGCTGCACGACAACCCGGCGCACGCGTGGACAGTGGCGGACCTCGCCGCCAAGGTGGGTGTGTCGCGGGCCGGGCTCGCTCGTCGGTTCACCGCGCTGGTGGGCGAGTCACCGATGGCCTACCTCACGGGCTGGCGCATCACCCTCGCCGCCGACCTCCTCCGGCGGACGAACCAGACCGTGAGCACGATCGCCCGAAAGGTGGGTTACGCCAATGCTTTCGCTTTGAGCGTGGCCTTCAAGCGGTTGCGTGGCACCAGACCGAGCGACTACCGCAACGAGCGATAGGGCTTGCGGGGGCACGCGGTGGCGGCACATCAGGACTTCGCCGTCGCCGTGGCGGGTTCCCAGGCGAACCCGTCCGGGTCGGTGCAGGTCGCCGTGACGCCGCCGAGCACGATCCGGTGTGATCCTGCGCCGTCCGGCGTGACACCGGCCACCTTGGCCAGTGCTTTGCGCCGGTACAGCGACAGCTTGAACAGGCTCGACTCGGCGGCGAACTCGACGTACATCCGGCCGAAGCTCTTGGCGACGCCGAATCCCTGGCCGGTGTAGAACTGCTTGCTGGCGGCCACGTCGTCGACGCCGAGCAGGAGCACGACGGAGTCGATCTCGCCGGTGGCGGGGCCGGTGTCCTTCTTGGTGGAGGTCACGATCTGCCAGATCGTGCCGTCCGGGGCCTGGACGACGCCGCCGTAGCCCCACAGCGACTTCGCGGCGGGCTTGAGAGCCGTCGCCCCGGCTTTGAGCGCGGAGGCGAACAACCCGTTGACGTCAGCCGGTTGGGAGACGACGAGCGACAGGGTGAATCCGCGGAAACCGCTGCTCGGTTCCCGCGACTCCCGCAGGCCCAACCGGGCGCCCAGCCCCAAGGCGGCGGCGTGGAAGCGTTGGGCGGCCGGGAGGTCGGCCACCTCGATGGTGATCGCGTCGATGGAGGTCATGGCTCCGACGTTAGGCGCGGCGCGCCGACCGGTGCTTCTCGATTCCTGACCGGTCGTCAGCCGCGCAGGGACCGCTGCGCCCACTGCTCGAAGCTGGTGAGCGGGAGGCCGAGGTCTGCCGCGTACCGCGGGCGAGCGGGTTGCCCGACGACGTTGAGCCACTCGTGGCTGGCGCCCATCGGCGGCATCCCGGCGGCGAGGGCCTCCTGCTCGGTCATGTCCGGCGCGGACAACCGCGCGCCCAGGGCGCGGGACAGGATTTCGGCGATCTCGGTCATCGGCAGGTAGTCACCGGCGAGTTCCAGCTCGATCCCGTGGAACCGGTCCGGCTCGGCGATGGCGGCCGCAGCGGCGGTGCCGATGTCCTCGACCGCGACCACGGACAGCCGGGTGTCCGGTTTCACGACGCTCACCAGCCCGCCCTCGACGCCGCGGGGAAACAGGAAGGCCATGGACGGCAGGAAGTTCTCCATGAAGAAGCCCGGCTTGAGCAGTGTCCACCGCGGGAAGCCGGCGGCACGGAGGTGGTCCTGGATGGCCTTCTTGGCGTTGAGCGTCGGCGCCATCTCCGGCCAGCGCCCCTCAGCCCACCCCGGCGCGCCACTGTGCTGACCCGCCCCGGAAACGGACGTGTGCACGAACTGCGGCACCCCAGCAACCCTCGCCCCCTCGATGAGGTTCACGCCCTGAGCCACCTCACCGTCGAAGTCGAAGCCATCCCGTGACACCCCGGGCATCTGGACAGAGAAGACCGCACGGACACCCTCGGCGGCCCGGATCACCGAATCGCGATCGTGCAGGTCACCCTTGACCAGCTCAACGCCGAGAGACTCAGCCTTGGCCGGATCACGCACAAGGGCACGAACAGGCACACCCGCGGCCCGCAACGCACGAACGGTGGCGCCACCCTGCCGACCGGTGGCACCGGTGACCAGAACAGGCGCGGAATCTGGGGACATGACAACTCCTCAACTAAGTGGCGGGGTCCGCCGTTTACCGGGAGCTACAATATGGCGGGCCCCGCCACTTAGCAACCCCCGAGGTGACGCCATGGCTGACCGGCAGCGCGCAGACGCACGCCGCAACTACGAACTCATCCTCGCCGTGGCCGCGGAAGAAGTCGCCGCCCACGGCGCGGCGGCGTCACTGGAACAGATCGCACGCGTAGCGGGAGTCGGCTCAGCGACGGTGCGCCGCCACTTCCCAACCCGCCGCGCACTGCTGGAAGCGGTGTCGAAGGAACGAATAGAGGCCCTGACAGCCCGCGCCCAGGACCTGGCAGCCAAGGACGACAGCCGAGCCGCGTTGCTGCAATGGCTGAGCGAACTCGTCACCTACTGCGTGAAAGCCCGGGGCTTCGCAGCAGTGCTGGCCTACGACGGCGCAGAAATCGGGAACGTACACGAGAATTCCTGCTCGGCAGCCATGGAAGAGGCAGCAAGCCCCCTCCTGCACCGCGCCGTGCAGGACGGGTCGGTGACGACAGGCGTCACCGTGACGGACCTGATCACACTCGTCGTCGGCATCGTCCTGGCCACGGAGCACTACCCAGACCCAGCAGCCGAGGCCCACAGACTGTTCGAGATAGCCGTGACCGGCCTGAGCCCCGACAGTGAGCCGACCGGCTGACACCCCCACCACCGCGAACCACGCACCACACAAAGGTGCACCACAGAGAACAGCACCACCACAACAGCCGGGAAAACACCCAACCAACGGCCCGCAAGCGCAGGCCAACCCACAATGCCGAGCGCACAAGCCCAGAACCGGTCCCAAACGACTCGCGCGCAAACCAGCCACAACGGCAAGCACAGGCCAAGCCCCAGCGGCAAGGGCGCAAGCGCAAGGAGCGCCCACGCATCCAACAACACCCAGAAAGGATCCAGAGCACGGGAAACGAAGGACACCGACAACCCCTCCTGCCCAGAGGTCAGCCCCTCGGCGAGGGAAAAGTCCCATTCCGTGCAAAAAATCAAAGATCCCGAATATGCAGCAAAGACCTGACGCCCAACAGACGACGCGTCTCGTTGCTCATCAAAGCATCCACAACCACGGCAGCGCCAAGCCAAGTAGCTTCAGCATCGTGCACAAGCGACCGGACACCGGATACCTGCCCACCCGTGGTGATCCAGTCGTCAACAACGAGCACCCGATCCGCGGGACCCACCAGGCGTTTGCGGAAAGCAAGAGTCCGGTGACGGTTGCTGTAGTCGGGCGGGCTTCGCCGTTCGCGCCATGCGTCGCTGTCGACCACTTGCTCCCGGCGTTTGCGCACTTCGACGAAGCCGATGCCGAGGTCGACCGCGACGAGGGGACCCAGTAGGCAACCGCTGGACTCGACGCCGAGCACGACTGTCGGCTGCCCGTCGCGGAACAGCGAGGCGAGAGCCGGGCCGAGCGAGCGCAGCAGCGTGGGGCTGCGCCACCAGCTCGTCATGTCGGCGTACCAGCTCTCGTCCGTGCGGTCGCTGTGCCAGAAGAACACGCGGCGCAGCCGATCCCGTACTTCGGAGGTGACGTCGGGTTCGGTGCGCATCCGTCGATGATCCCGGTGCAGGCACGTGCACGCACCTGGTTATGAATTTACTTCGTTAGGAGTCTTGCCGAAACTTCTTCACCCCGGCACAGTGCGTTGC
This window contains:
- a CDS encoding phosphoribosyltransferase family protein — translated: MRTEPDVTSEVRDRLRRVFFWHSDRTDESWYADMTSWWRSPTLLRSLGPALASLFRDGQPTVVLGVESSGCLLGPLVAVDLGIGFVEVRKRREQVVDSDAWRERRSPPDYSNRHRTLAFRKRLVGPADRVLVVDDWITTGGQVSGVRSLVHDAEATWLGAAVVVDALMSNETRRLLGVRSLLHIRDL
- a CDS encoding NmrA family NAD(P)-binding protein; amino-acid sequence: MSPDSAPVLVTGATGRQGGATVRALRAAGVPVRALVRDPAKAESLGVELVKGDLHDRDSVIRAAEGVRAVFSVQMPGVSRDGFDFDGEVAQGVNLIEGARVAGVPQFVHTSVSGAGQHSGAPGWAEGRWPEMAPTLNAKKAIQDHLRAAGFPRWTLLKPGFFMENFLPSMAFLFPRGVEGGLVSVVKPDTRLSVVAVEDIGTAAAAAIAEPDRFHGIELELAGDYLPMTEIAEILSRALGARLSAPDMTEQEALAAGMPPMGASHEWLNVVGQPARPRYAADLGLPLTSFEQWAQRSLRG
- a CDS encoding family 16 glycoside hydrolase; the protein is MLLAVHERCRQSLVAAVVLFTFLSAIVTVPAHAAIPPQQPGVTLRVFDIQTDLDKLCTVKAGQTPNVDKLMPVIDWSGTADFGVNDRFVSEVTGNIDVAAAGTYQFRLTSDDGSRLSIDNQLVINHDGLHGATPVTGSVQLGTGYHSLRIEHFDNLYDQQITLEWQPPNAPAFVVVPNSVLSTDADVVRVTSPGRKECEGVADSPGDGLPLTSVHPGYTLTSLRPNGFQPQVTGMDWLPDGRLAIATWGGSNNVLGEVYLMSNVAGNTDPSRVQAQRVASGLKEPMGIKYVDGKLYVSEKTRLVELNDTNGDGVTDDYRTVATWPFGGNFHEFAFGLLYEDGHFYANLSVSINYGGATTDPQPAPNRGTTIKVNKATGQVSYVAGGLRTPHGIGWGPEGDIFVTDNQGGWLPANKLVRVKQDRFFNHYMNPAGPYDAQPVTEPVLWLPHNEIANSPSNPITLTTGPFAGQMVYGDVTYGGIQRAFLEKVNGEYQGAVFRMTQGLESGVSRISLGPDGAIYTGGIDGGGNWGQPGKLAYGLQKLTPNGTSTFDILAMRAVQGGFEFEYTQPLSAETVQNLAAKYRVSQWRYKPTPAYGGPKIDEQTLGVTSASVSADRKKVTLQIKGLQAGRVVHVRSPRPFTSASGTTLWSTQAWYTLNSLVGGPAASVTYEAERATLSGGAGVNTNHTGYEGTGFVDGYWNKGAGTTFSVNAPTAGSYNVALRYSNGPDPSPGAKTVSVHVNGAKVRQTRLASTVTWDNWASQPEALTLKAGANSIAYKFDDGDIGNVNFDNITVTAAQRIQLFNGSNLNAWELRSGGTAPWPVAGGSTETLGGDIRTKQKFGDFKLHVEWYEPRYPSNVTGQARGNSGIYLQDRYELQVLDSFGDTTLANDEAGAIYQKKAPDINAATAPLTWQTYDVTFRAARFDSSGNKTDNARVTVVWNGRTIHNNVEINGPTGAGDPENTAPGSIRLQDHGDPGENPRYRNIWIEPIA
- a CDS encoding AraC family transcriptional regulator, which encodes MDAVSELLADVRAHGAVFQQAVVSPPWALRMSSGAPLTLAMPLQGHVWIVPDDHEPVRIGRGDIAVVRGDVPYTVADDPTTAPTRVITSDDYCVDTCGTPAKGASVLVSGAFERRGDLSERLLHALPAVLVVPAADSPYPSVETVAEEIARDRPGQQLVLDRLLDLMLVSALRSWFDAPDTDAPAWCRAMDDPLVGRALRLLHDNPAHAWTVADLAAKVGVSRAGLARRFTALVGESPMAYLTGWRITLAADLLRRTNQTVSTIARKVGYANAFALSVAFKRLRGTRPSDYRNER
- a CDS encoding glyoxalase, with the protein product MTSIDAITIEVADLPAAQRFHAAALGLGARLGLRESREPSSGFRGFTLSLVVSQPADVNGLFASALKAGATALKPAAKSLWGYGGVVQAPDGTIWQIVTSTKKDTGPATGEIDSVVLLLGVDDVAASKQFYTGQGFGVAKSFGRMYVEFAAESSLFKLSLYRRKALAKVAGVTPDGAGSHRIVLGGVTATCTDPDGFAWEPATATAKS
- a CDS encoding TetR/AcrR family transcriptional regulator, with product MADRQRADARRNYELILAVAAEEVAAHGAAASLEQIARVAGVGSATVRRHFPTRRALLEAVSKERIEALTARAQDLAAKDDSRAALLQWLSELVTYCVKARGFAAVLAYDGAEIGNVHENSCSAAMEEAASPLLHRAVQDGSVTTGVTVTDLITLVVGIVLATEHYPDPAAEAHRLFEIAVTGLSPDSEPTG
- a CDS encoding NAD(P)H-binding protein, with product MSEQPILVTGATGKSGSRVVRQLRAKGLPVRAAARTGEHVFDWNDSGTWDAALAGAQSVYIVQLDGTRLVRPFVERAVRHGVRRLVLASGRGIDNPDYAKDPTGMAAAMADSEAAVRQSGLEWTISRPGWFAQNFNEGFFADAIRAGELRLPGGDGAASFVDAQDIAAVVVAALTEDRHSGQIYELSGPRAVTLAEAVATIAEASGRAIRYVPLPVDEYVAELVQQGLPPVEAEAFAEIIIALRDGKDEHVSDGVPRALGRPARTFAEFAESTAAEGGWQA